Genomic segment of Halostella limicola:
ACGGCGTCAACGTGTACAAGTGGGGCGGCAAGCGCTGCGTGGGCCTCTCGGGCCACGTCGTCGGCGTCGACTTCCCCGACGAGTACAGCGACTGGCGCGACGTCGAGCCGGTCGAGCTGATAGATGCCAGCATCGAGAAGAAGCCGACCCAGGAGAACATCGTCAGCGCGCTCCGCCTGCTCGCCCGGAAGGCCGACGCCGCGACGATCGCCACCGACTACGACCGCGAGGGCGAGCTCATCGGGAAAGAGGCCTACGAGCTCGTCCGCGACGTGAACGAGGACGCCCCGATCCAGCGGGTGCGGTTCTCGTCGATCACCGAAAACGAGGTCCGGGAGGCGTTCGACAACCCCGAGGACCTCGACTTCGACCTCGCGGCGGCCGGCGAGGCCCGCCAGATCATCGACCTCGTCTGGGGCGCGGCGCTCACCCGCTTCCTCTCGCTGTCGGCCGGGCAGCTCGGCGACGACTTCATCAGCGTCGGCCGGGTGCAGAGCCCGACTCTGAAGCTCATTGTCGACCGCGAGCGCGAGATCGAGGCGTTCGACCCCGAGGACTACTGGGAGCTGTTCGCCGACCTCGCGAAGAACGGCGACGAGTTCGAGGCGCAGTACTTCTACCGCGACGAGGACGGCAACGAGGCAGAGCGCGTCTGGGACGAGACCGCCGCCGACGAGGCCCACGAGACGCTCGCCGACGCGGCCGCGGTCACGGTCGACCGCGTCAACCGCCGGACGCGCACGGACGCGCCGCCGGCCCCGTTCAACACCACGCAGTTCATCCGCGCCGCCGGCAGCCTCGGCTACTCCGCCCAGCGCGCGATGAGCATCGCGGAGGACCTCTACACCGCCGGCTACGTCACCTACCCCCGGACCGACAACACGGTCTACCCCGACGACCTGGAGCCGGAGGACCTGCTCGACGAGTTCGTCGGCCACCGCGAGTTCGGCGACGACGCCGAGTCGCTGCTGGAGCGCGACGAGATCTCGCCCACCCGCGGCGACGAGGAGACGACCGACCACCCGCCGATCCACCCGACCGGCGAGTTCCCCGGCGCGGGCGAGCTCTCCGACGACGAGTGGGAGGTGTACGAGCTCGTCGTCCGGCGCTTCTTCGCGACCGTGGCCGACGACGCCACCTGGGAGCACCTCAAGGTCGTCGCGAGCACGGACGGTCTGTCGCTGAAGGCCAACGGCAAGCGCCTCGTCGAGACCGGCTACCACGACGTGTACCCCTACTTCTCCACCAGCGAGAACTACGTGCCCGACGTGAGCGAGGGCGAGGAGCTCGCCGTCGGCGACGTTCGGCTGGAGGAGAAACAGACCCAGCCGCCGCGGCGCTACGGGCAGTCGCGGCTCATCGAGACGATGGAGGACATGGGGATCGGGACGAAGTCGACGCGCCACAACACCATCGAGAAGCTCTACGACCGCGGCTACGTCGAGGGCGACCCGCCCCGCCCCACGCAGCTCGCGATGGCCGTCGTCGAGGCGGCCGAGGAGTTCGCGGACCGGGTCACGAGCGAGGAGATGACGAGCCAGCTTGAGCGGGACATGACCGCGATCGCCGAGGGCGAGGCGACGCTCGACGACGTCACGGACGAGTCCCGCGAGATGCTGGAGACGGTGTTCGACTCGCTGACCGACTCCCGCGAGGAGATAGGCGACCACCTCCGGAAGTCGCTGAAGGCCGACAAGCGCCTCGGCCCCTGCCCCGAGTGCGGCGACGACCTGCTCGTCCGCCGGAGCAACCGCGGGTCCGCGTTCGTCGGCTGCGACGGCTACCCCGACTGCGAGTACACCCTCCCGCTCCCGAACACGGGCAAGCCGCTCATCCTCGACGAGACCTGCGACGAGCACGACCTCCACGAGGTGAAGATGCTCGCCGGGCGCCAGACGTTCGTCCACGGCTGCCCGCAGTGCAAGGCCGACGAGGCCGGCGAGGGGCCGGTCATCGGCGACTGTCCGAACTGCGGCGACGACCACGACGGCGAACTCGTCATCAAGCAGCTCCGCAACGGCTCGCGGCTGGTCGGCTGCGACCGCTACCCCGACTGCGACTACTCGCTGCCGCTCCCCCGCCGCGGCGAGATAGAGGTCACCGACGGCCGCTGCGAGGAGCACGACCTGCCCGAACTCGTCGTCCACAACGGCGACGACCCGTGGGAACTGGGCTGTCCCATCTGCAACTACCAGGAGTACCAGGCCCGCGAGAGCGACTCCGGGACCGACCTCGAAGCGCTCGACGGCCTCGGCGCGAAGACCGCCGAGAAGCTCGTCGAGGCGGGCATCGAGAGCCTCGA
This window contains:
- a CDS encoding DNA topoisomerase I — protein: MELIITEKDNAARRIADILSGGTADAERRNGVNVYKWGGKRCVGLSGHVVGVDFPDEYSDWRDVEPVELIDASIEKKPTQENIVSALRLLARKADAATIATDYDREGELIGKEAYELVRDVNEDAPIQRVRFSSITENEVREAFDNPEDLDFDLAAAGEARQIIDLVWGAALTRFLSLSAGQLGDDFISVGRVQSPTLKLIVDREREIEAFDPEDYWELFADLAKNGDEFEAQYFYRDEDGNEAERVWDETAADEAHETLADAAAVTVDRVNRRTRTDAPPAPFNTTQFIRAAGSLGYSAQRAMSIAEDLYTAGYVTYPRTDNTVYPDDLEPEDLLDEFVGHREFGDDAESLLERDEISPTRGDEETTDHPPIHPTGEFPGAGELSDDEWEVYELVVRRFFATVADDATWEHLKVVASTDGLSLKANGKRLVETGYHDVYPYFSTSENYVPDVSEGEELAVGDVRLEEKQTQPPRRYGQSRLIETMEDMGIGTKSTRHNTIEKLYDRGYVEGDPPRPTQLAMAVVEAAEEFADRVTSEEMTSQLERDMTAIAEGEATLDDVTDESREMLETVFDSLTDSREEIGDHLRKSLKADKRLGPCPECGDDLLVRRSNRGSAFVGCDGYPDCEYTLPLPNTGKPLILDETCDEHDLHEVKMLAGRQTFVHGCPQCKADEAGEGPVIGDCPNCGDDHDGELVIKQLRNGSRLVGCDRYPDCDYSLPLPRRGEIEVTDGRCEEHDLPELVVHNGDDPWELGCPICNYQEYQARESDSGTDLEALDGLGAKTAEKLVEAGIESLDDLTDADPEAVAEDVDGVSADRIEDWQAEA